The following proteins are co-located in the Clostridiales bacterium genome:
- a CDS encoding MFS transporter, producing MIQLLLVIIYLSFISLGLPDALLGSAWPSMHQELSVPVSYAGVISLIIAVGTIVSSLLCARLVRKLGTGKLTTISVGMTAIALMGFALSHNIWLIFLWAVPYGLGAGSVDAALNHFVAAHYKAKHMSWLHSFWGVGATLGPYIMGACLTNQLGWHYGYGIVSIIQIVLTAALIFSLPLWKRAGEVQELEQQNTSMISIGRLLSVPRVKHILIAFFCYCSLELTAGLWGSSYMVMQKGFPTELAASTIALFYLGITGGRFLSGFLTMRFSNKTMIRLGQGIGLIGIVLLWFAVHYLTVCTGFILIGMGCAPIYPSLLHQTPDRFGKELSQSMMGLQMACAYVGNTVSPLLCGFLIGNISSVLYPLILLVYLVAMMIMVEFCNRKEAQLLH from the coding sequence GTGATTCAATTATTGCTTGTGATCATATATCTGTCTTTCATCAGCCTGGGTTTGCCCGATGCACTGCTGGGGTCTGCCTGGCCGAGTATGCATCAGGAACTTTCAGTACCTGTTTCCTATGCTGGTGTTATTTCACTAATCATCGCCGTAGGCACCATTGTGTCCAGCTTGCTTTGCGCCCGCTTGGTACGGAAACTGGGAACGGGAAAGCTGACTACCATCAGTGTTGGAATGACCGCAATTGCTCTGATGGGCTTTGCTCTGTCGCATAATATATGGTTGATATTTCTTTGGGCGGTTCCCTACGGTCTCGGAGCCGGTTCTGTTGATGCAGCTTTGAACCATTTTGTTGCAGCACATTACAAGGCAAAGCATATGAGCTGGCTGCACAGTTTTTGGGGTGTCGGAGCAACCCTGGGACCCTATATCATGGGAGCCTGTCTGACAAATCAACTGGGATGGCATTATGGCTACGGGATTGTTTCCATCATTCAGATTGTACTGACTGCAGCACTGATATTTTCTCTCCCGTTATGGAAGCGTGCGGGTGAAGTGCAGGAATTAGAGCAGCAAAATACCTCCATGATCAGTATTGGAAGGCTGCTTTCCGTTCCGAGAGTCAAACATATCTTGATTGCCTTTTTCTGTTACTGTTCTTTGGAACTGACAGCTGGGCTTTGGGGAAGCAGCTATATGGTGATGCAGAAGGGATTTCCCACCGAACTTGCTGCATCCACTATCGCCTTATTTTATCTTGGCATAACCGGAGGAAGGTTTCTGAGCGGTTTCCTAACAATGCGTTTCAGCAACAAGACCATGATACGCCTTGGTCAAGGCATCGGATTGATTGGGATTGTCCTTCTTTGGTTCGCGGTTCATTATCTGACCGTTTGTACTGGCTTTATCCTCATTGGAATGGGGTGTGCACCGATTTACCCCAGCTTGCTTCACCAGACGCCGGACCGCTTTGGAAAAGAACTGTCTCAATCTATGATGGGGCTGCAGATGGCCTGCGCTTATGTGGGAAATACGGTTTCACCGCTTCTATGCGGATTTCTCATCGGCAACATCAGCAGCGTTCTATACCCATTGATACTGCTGGTATATCTTGTTGCCATGATGATCATGGTGGAATTTTGCAATCGGAAGGAAGCTCAATTACTCCACTAA